Below is a genomic region from Dryobates pubescens isolate bDryPub1 chromosome 1, bDryPub1.pri, whole genome shotgun sequence.
ccctccccagctttgttgcccttctctgaacacgttccagcagctcaacatctgtcctcatccagtccaacctatcagccagccctatccaatcaacaagaccatggcactaagtgccatccaggcttttcttgaagaactccagggacggtgactccaccacctccctgggcaacctgtgccagtctctcaccacccttatggagaagaacttcttcctaagaaccaatctgaatctacccatttctagttttgtcccattccccccagtcctgtcattccctgacacccaaaAAAGTCCCTCTCAAGCTTCCAGTTAACCAGGCTGGgtattgttttatttgtttagtttggggttgggttaggtagctttggttttttgttttgtgtgtggtttttatttgtttggtttgttgtttttttcaaaagAAGGTCAGTAGGTGGGGGTCAAGCAGTATTTGTTTACCCCATTTCCTATCAGAGCTCAGCCTAGGGCTACTTACCTTTGGGTTTTAGTTTTGTGGGGTTTCTTATGGAAAAGCCTGCATTGCTGCCTTCTAAGAAGAAAGTTCATCGTGATCAACGACTCTGTTCAGATGAGTGTGTGGCAGCAAATTCCAGTGCTGGGAAATGTCAGTGatgccctcctctagcttggatccattccccccagtcctatcactccctgacaccctaaaaagtccttccccagctttcttgtagcccccttcagacactagaaggccacaattaggtctcctcagagctttctcttttccagactgaacagccccaactccctcagtctgtcacagtatcctcgaggatcattgagtccaacctgtcaccacagacctcataactagaccatggcaccaagtgccatgtccaatcccctcttgaacacctccagggatggtgactccaccacctccctgggcagcacattccaatggcgaatgactcgcttggcaaagaactttctcctcaccttgagtctaaacttcccctggcgcagcctgagactgtgtccccttgttctggtgctggttgcctgggagaagagaccaaccccttcctggctacaaccacctttcaggtagttgtagatggcaatgaggtcaccctcatagcagagcagctccagccctctgctcatcctcgtggcccttctctggacaccttccagcacctccagatccttcctgtaatagaggctccagaactggacacagtgctcgaggtggggtctcaccagaatgaagtagagggggagaatcacctcccttgacctgctggctatgcttctcttgctgctgcccaggctctgggtgGCTTTCAACCAAACCCCCATTTAGAATCCACTTTTTTTGTGCACAGGACCAAGCTGCTAAACCCAAGGTGATTCTCTTTGGACCTAAGAGATAGTATTTAAATGCTTCCTAGAAATAGGAATTACACTTCTTTTTATCCcttgcttttaaaacaaaaaaccacataGCATTTAATACATAACCCATTAATAATTTATTACAAGAGAAATATTAGCAGAGTGTCACCAAAACTTGAAGCTATTCTAAGCTAGTAACTGAATATAAATATTTTCCAAAATAATATCTCTTCTAGCAAATGGATTTTatacccaaaaaaacccaccctgatTTATTTCTTAACATGACAGCCTTCCTGTAAACCAGGAAAAGAAGCATCCATTTGGCTTTCTGATGCAAGAAAATAACAGTCTTGGTGTAAGAAAATAGCATTCTTTTCCAGGGAGATTTGATTTATGTATAAAAGCAGATCTAGAGgtccagtaaaaaaaaaatacagaattttCCCTTGGTTGATTGACTCCAGGAGTTGGTATAAAAAGAGTCCAGACCTTACAACACATCCATTCAACAAttgcagaatagaattaagcaggttgagaaagaccttcgagatcattgagtccaatctatcacccagcaccatctaatcaactaaaccatggcaccaagtgcctcatccaggctcttcctaaacactttcaTGATGGGAAAAATCCACTTTGTAAGCATAGCTTACAGAGCTTTTGTAAGCATAGCTTAGGAAGAACATTCTTGCCTGCTGAAATCCTCCAGGAAGAGATACTGCATGAGAAAGGGACAAGACTGCTCACTGCCTGGCATCCAATTAGGTTTCTGTCATGTTTATTACTGAACCTTTTCCTTAGTTACTACTGACAGCTGGCACAAAGGAGTGGCCCACATGTAAGTGGCCTCACAGATGGTTTGCCAGGGAAttgcagaggagaagagcaatctgctggacagaggtaggctgagcctgcagttacagaattaaccaggttgggaaagacctttgagatcattgagtccaccctatcacccaacatcatctaatcaactaaaccatggcaccaagtgcctcttccagtctcttcttaaacacttccacctccctgggcagcacatttccaatggccaatctctcttgctgggaagaacttctttctaacacccagcctaaacctcccctggcacagcttgagactgtgtcctcttgatctggtgctgattgcctgggagaagagaccaacccccacctggctacaacctcccttcagggagttgtagagagcaataaggtctcccctgagcctcctcttctccaggctaagcaaccccagctccctcagcctctcctcacagggctgtgctccagacccctccccagcctcgttgcccttctctggacatgttcaagtatctcaatatccttcttaaattgaggagcccagaactggacacaggactcaatgtgtggcctaacctgtgcagagcacagggcagaatgacttccctgcaactgctggccacactgctcctgatgcaggccaggatgccatcggccttcttggcctcctgggcacactgctggctgctgtcaaccagtacccccaggtccctctctacctggctgctctccagccactctgaccccagcctggggttgttgtggccaatgtgtagaccctggcacttagatgtgctaaatctcatgcccatctgtccagcctggcaaggtccctcttcaaagctctcctaccctctaacagatccacacctgcccccagcttggtgtcatctgcaaacttactgatgatggacttaattccctcatccagatcatcaataaagatattgaacaggatggggcccaacactgatccctgggggacaccacgaGTTCatgcacttggtggcatggtttagctgatgtggtggtgttaggtcatgggctgcacttgatgatctcagaggtcttttgcagcctcaataattctgtgattcatgatgCTTCAGTGATGAAGGTTGcttgagagctgtgctggctgaatAAAACATTGTCCTCCTCATGTACCAAAGCAGGGTCTTCCATGCTCTCCAGTAGAGTGTGACAGGTCtcatcctcatggtgaggttGTGATGGTTCCTTAGCCACGGTGGCCATCAACTGTCTCCAGGTGATGTTAGTATTTTTGAAAGCATGCAGCAGAAAAATACCAATGatgatgctgcagaagccactaAGGGTTCCAATGATATCACCCACGTCCATACTGCTCCACTCCTTGAAGAGGATGATGGAGCATGTCACGACCGTGGTGGTGAAGCAGACGTAGTAAACAGGTGTCACTAGAGAGGTGTTGAACACGTCTAAGGCTTTGTTGAGATAGTGGATTTGAGTGCTGACTGAGAGCACCAAGACACCCACCAAGAGGTAGACCAGTGGATGGCGATAAACtggcttctgctccagcagctgcttcatGGCAATGCCCAGGCCTTTCACAGAGGAGACAGAGAAAGCCCCGATGAGCGAGCAGATCAAAACGTAAACCAGGATGTTTGTCTGCCCTCTCCTTGGAGCCACAGCAAAAATCAGCACCAGGGCAACAACTGTTAGGAGAACAGCAAAGGTGACGAATGCTGGAAGacagaggaaagggagaggagtaAGGGGCATGAGGCTACAGCCAAGGACATGCTAAAAGTTATTCAGTGTCCCGAACGCTTCTCTAGTTAATTGCAGTTGTATACAGACCTGGATCTTGCAGCTTTCTTTCCATCTCATCTAGTGAGgtgacctcctcctcctcaggggcATGAATGACCATGACTGTTGACCCCAAAAGGCTCAGCATGCAGCCCAGCTTGCCATGAATATTCAGCTTCTCATTTAAAAAATAGGATGACAATATAGCACTGTTGGGCAAAATAGAAGCAAAAGGGTTAGCTCCACCACCCATGTGAGATGTTCAAAATGTGTGTGAATCACTGGATTATtgaggctgcaaaagacctttgagatcatcaattccagcctatgacctaacaccaccacatcagctaaaccatgccaccaagtgccacatccaatcttttcttaaggacctctagggatggtgactccaccacctccctggacagtccATCAGCCTTgttgtgaggaagtgcttcctaatatccaacctaaacctcccctggcccagcttcaTACCatgttctcttgtcctgtcactggttgcctgggagaagagcctgacccctacctgactacaacttcctttttggtagttgtagagagtgacaggtggggcttggtttcttctccagcaccagcatcagaacaaaaggacacagtctcaagctgtgccaggggaagtttaggctggatgtgaggaagaagtccttcacagaaatagagattggccattggaatgtgctcctcctgcccagggaggtggtggagtcaccatcactggaggtgttcaaaaaaggcttggatgtggcacttggagccatagtttagttgccaggaggtgtaaggtgttaggtagtaggttgggcttgatgatctctgaggtcttttccaacctggttgattctatgattttcttttGAAGCTTTTTCACAACTGAAGAGGAGGATAAAGCTTCTTTGGAAAGCTTCAGTTCTCTAGGAGGAGATAAATGACAAGGTTCTACCACTGTGCATCAGCAGTACACCTGCCATACACTGACAACAAATACTTTATAAGTGGGAAAGTATATATTTGGAACCAGACTTACTCCTCCTATCCAGAAGCTTCACTTCTCAATAAGAAAATGATCTTTCTACAGAGGGACaaaaagcattatttttttttttaaattcatatATTGCTTTTCAATTTTCTTATTCAAATTCTCTGGTTTCAGTCCAGGACTAAAATCCCCTCAGGCAGTGAAGGGTCCACTTGTCACTGTTTGCCCCCACTCTGTACAAACCTTATGAGAACGCTGAGTGCCCCCAAAGGGGTAACTAAGGTTGCAGGTGCAAAGGCATAGGCAGCAAAGTTCACAGCTTCTCCTAATCCCACTGTGGAAGGAAGAACATTTGGGTCAGGTtcaggtggagaggaggagtaAAAGGAGTATCAGTGCAACTGTTTTGTAAGGCAGCAAATGTAAATCATAATCTGTTTTTCTCCACTGTGTGTCCAAATGTTCCTTTCATGATTATCTGACCTCCTCCAAACACAATAAAGGCTGCAGAAAATTAaataccttcccccccccagccctcctagAAGCTGGACAGGTCCAATTCCATCACTTTGGACTAGGTAtgaaagaaaaggcttttatgctgctgtggcagttttaggctgatgcctaggaaattttccacagatcttgagtagaAAAAGTGgtggaatgtaaataaattgccattggatgcaaaagaaaactaATGATAAGCTCTGACTAATCCCATTGGGCTGATAACTAACTTTCTCAGCTCTtggctctagcagatactagctggtgacttctgctggcttgctgaccttggctgtgttcttgttgtgggctacaagctactctctgctctgctctctcttttcccttgtacaggatggagggaaggtagcagagagggggaagctgttggtagccccctggttttgtccggggggttcttgtgttgtttataaagtGTAAATACCAATAAATCTTGtctatttgtacatattcattgcatttcctaTTTCTAGACTGTGGTTGTGCTTGTAAAGAGAGCTTCATTTGCATCCATCCGAGCTAgcctggcaattttattttgggggcgagggggtaatttcaacccaccacatctgcAAAGAGCAAACATGATATTGGAGAGATGGGATTGCAGAACAGCTTCTGTCATGGAGGTGATTGCAAAGACATTTAAGTGAGATGAGTGAAAAATCAGGGGGTGCATCTATTTACAACAATCTGCTTCATGTAACACTTCCATACAGGCTGAGGGGAAGCAGGTGACTTACTTGAAAGCAATCCAGCCCACCAAAGCCATTCCTTCAGGTAAGAATGTCCACCCTGTCCTgagagcaaggaaaaaaaactgaTCTGAGAGGGGattaaataaatgtttataaatatctgagggctgggggtcaagagggaggagacaggctctgctcagtgaaagggcaaggggcaatggatataaactacagcacagggggttccacctcaacatgaggaggaacttcttcactgtgagggtcacagagcactggaacaggctgcccagagagattgtggagtctccttctctggagacttccaagccctgtctggatgcattcctgtgtgacctgtgctaggtcctgctctggcagggaggtttcacctcgatgatctttggaggtcccttccaacccctaatatcctgtgtgATCTTAGCAAAACTCATCTGAAGAGGATGTTATCTGGTTGTGACATGAAGAAGATTGACTTTCGACTGATTTTTATCAATCATTCTACTGCTTTGTAGCTTAAgacttctgaaaaaaataaaattatatttgACTAAAGGGATtcttccaagcaaaaccaaaatgttCCCCAAGACTTTTGGTGAGCTTAAGAATGCTTCCAAGTGCTTTCCCAGATCAGATCCAACACATTCATATACAGTCAGTTGCATTTTGGTTCTTATGTATTCAATTGGGagaaattagaaagaaaaaagccactGCATGCAGAttctttctgttaaaaaaaaaataattaaatgatatcacatcctgggctgcagcaagggaagcagagccagcaggttgagggagatgattctccctctctactctgctctggtgagaccccacctggagtactgtgtccagttctggagcccctaggacaggaaggatctggaggtgctggaaggtgtccagagaagggccacaaggatgagcagagggctggagctgctctgctatgaggacagactgagggagttggggttgttctgtttggagaagagaaggctctaaggagacctgaggaggccttccagtatctaaagggggctacaagaaagctggggagggacttttgagggtgccagggaatgataggactggggggaatggagcaaaactagagatgggtagattgagattggatgttaggaagaagttcttccccatgagggtggtgagagactggcacaggttgcccagggagatggtggaagcctcatccctggaggttttgaaggccagactggatgtggctgtgagcaacttgctgtagtgtgaggtgtccctgcccatggcagcggggttggaactggctgatccttgaggtcccttccaatcctaacaattctatgattgcaaTTCTGAAACCCCAAGTCCTTCTAATCACATTCAAAGAAGTGTTTTCATCCCTAGTCAAGATGGGGCTTCTGATCACTGTTGAAGCAGGGCAATTTTCAATTATGAAGCTCTCTCTCTTAAACATGTGTTCTATGACTCAAACCTTGCCAAGTTATAAAGGGTGTGTCAGTCCCCAGCAGGTGCAAGGCAGGCATCAGTGCTTACCAGCTCGGGGTACTCCTTTGTCTGCCAGCTTCAAAAGTCCTTTCTTCTTCAGTATGAAACTAGAACCAATAAAGATACTGGAACCTATTGCCAAAGCCAACCCAACATAGAGGTGATACTTGCTCCCAGCAAGTGTGGCAATGCCCTGGCTCGTTTCATTGAGCGTCCTGTCCATGgaggcaaggagaggagagTGCAATTCAGACACGCTGATGATCTGGCACAATGCTTGGCAGGAGTCATGGCAAGCCAaaggcagctcctcagcacctgggaggagaaggaggacaaGTGATTCATAaacctggcacagcctcatccTCACTCTGCTCACTCCTTTACATGTCCTCCCAGAGCACTTGTCACTTCTGATGATGCAAAGAGCTCATGAAATCCACATAACATACACAGTGCTGCCCCAGCTCATTACCCACTCCTGTAAATCACAAGTGCATATGTGGTTTtatgtaatcatagaatcatagaattgttagggttggaagggctgctctctagcagatcacctcctaacctctactggtgcagtttattcttccttcccaggtgcaggactctgcacttatccttgctGAATCTCAATaggttcctccctgcccagctctctgtctgtccaggtctctgaATAGTTGCACAGCCTTCAgatgtctcagccaagcctcccagtttggtatcatcagcaaacttgctgagcagactctctgtcccctcatcaatgtcattgatgaaggtgtcaaacaggactggacccaacactgatccctgggggactccactagttaca
It encodes:
- the NIPAL1 gene encoding LOW QUALITY PROTEIN: magnesium transporter NIPA3 (The sequence of the model RefSeq protein was modified relative to this genomic sequence to represent the inferred CDS: deleted 1 base in 1 codon; substituted 1 base at 1 genomic stop codon) yields the protein MPPPPPRSRXAGRARLRLAVPGRAEPPRTSPATVGHREALSDRQPCRTGAEELPLACHDSCQALCQIISVSELHSPLLASMDRTLNETSQGIATLAGSKYHLYVGLALAIGSSIFIGSSFILKKKGLLKLADKGVPRAGQGGHSYLKEWLWWAGLLSMGLGEAVNFAAYAFAPATLVTPLGALSVLISAILSSYFLNEKLNIHGKLGCMLSLLGSTVMVIHAPEEEEVTSLDEMERKLQDPAFVTFAVLLTVVALVLIFAVAPRRGQTNILVYVLICSLIGAFSVSSVKGLGIAMKQLLEQKPVYRHPLVYLLVGVLVLSVSTQIHYLNKALDVFNTSLVTPVYYVCFTTTVVTCSIILFKEWSSMDVGDIIGTLSGFCSIIIGIFLLHAFKNTNITWRQLMATVAKEPSQPHHEDETCHTLLESMEDPALVHEEDNVLFSQHSSQATFITEAS